In a single window of the Candidatus Nanopelagicales bacterium genome:
- a CDS encoding class I SAM-dependent methyltransferase translates to MSSQVSDSRPVGAGGRVDEDEFRRAWRDPKLANVLYHDWEAASYDDKWGISYDERCIEYARRRFEQVAGRMDLPFARSLEIGAGTGFFTLNLISAGIIDRAVVTDLSPGMVDVALRNGRALGMRLDGRVADAEALPFDDDSFDLVCGHAVLHHIPDLDSALREVLRVLRPGGRFVFTGEPTQRGGYLAQRLSRATWSATKLLDRVPAWRNRYGRAPAEVAAFEWESALEAAVDVHTFDPGELVDLCVRCGAVDVDTSPSEFTASWFGWPVRTFETAVRPESLGWRWYQFAYLGWGSLNWIDERLWTRVVPSALFYNVSVAGAKFGG, encoded by the coding sequence AATGTCCTCTACCACGACTGGGAAGCCGCTTCCTATGACGACAAGTGGGGCATCTCCTACGACGAACGCTGCATCGAATACGCGCGCAGGAGATTCGAGCAGGTCGCGGGTCGGATGGACCTTCCGTTCGCGCGGTCGCTGGAGATCGGGGCGGGAACGGGGTTCTTCACGCTCAACCTGATCTCGGCGGGCATCATCGACCGGGCCGTGGTTACCGACCTATCGCCGGGCATGGTCGATGTCGCGTTGCGCAACGGCCGCGCACTCGGAATGCGCCTCGACGGGAGGGTCGCTGATGCTGAAGCTCTGCCGTTCGATGACGATTCGTTCGACCTGGTCTGCGGGCACGCGGTCCTGCATCACATACCCGATCTGGACTCCGCCCTTCGAGAAGTACTGCGAGTCCTGCGGCCCGGGGGACGCTTCGTCTTCACCGGGGAACCGACCCAGCGCGGAGGCTACTTGGCGCAACGCCTGTCTCGTGCGACCTGGTCCGCGACGAAGCTACTGGACAGGGTGCCCGCATGGCGAAACCGCTACGGGCGGGCGCCGGCGGAAGTCGCGGCGTTCGAGTGGGAATCCGCTCTGGAAGCTGCGGTCGACGTCCACACGTTCGATCCGGGTGAGCTCGTCGACCTGTGCGTTCGATGTGGCGCCGTCGACGTGGACACATCCCCCAGTGAGTTCACGGCATCCTGGTTCGGCTGGCCGGTCCGTACGTTCGAGACCGCCGTGCGTCCAGAATCGCTGGGCTGGCGCTGGTACCAGTTCGCCTACCTGGGTTGGGGGAGTCTGAATTGGATCGACGAACGGTTGTGGACGCGCGTCGTTCCCAGTGCGCTGTTCTACAACGTTTCCGTCGCTGGCGCGAAGTTCGGAGGCTGA